One genomic region from Amphiprion ocellaris isolate individual 3 ecotype Okinawa chromosome 20, ASM2253959v1, whole genome shotgun sequence encodes:
- the LOC111573541 gene encoding vesicle-trafficking protein SEC22b-B, with translation MAFHYFIEKGVCYLVLCEASFPKKLAFAYLEDLQAEFHEQHGKKVSTVSRPYSFIEFDTYIQKTKKSYIDSRARRNLGSINTELQDVQRIMVANIEEVLQRGEALSALDSKASNLSSLSKKYRSDAKYLNTRSTYAKLAAGGVFFIMLIVYVRFWWL, from the exons ATGGCATTTCA TTATTTTATAGAGAAAGGCGTGTGCTACCTCGTGCTGTGTGAAGCCAGCTTCCCCAAGAAGCTAGCCTTTGCTTACCTAGAAGACCTGCAGGCAGAGTTTCACGAGCAGCACGGAAAGAAGGTTTCCACGGTGTCCCGCCCCTACTCCTTCATCGAATTTG ACACATACATTCAGAAAACCAAGAAGTCGTACATTGACAGCCGAGCGAGAAGGAACCTGGGCAGCAtcaacacagagctgcaggatgtTCAGAGGATCATGGTGGCGAACATCGAGGAGGTGCTGCAGAGAGGAGAAGCTCTCTCTG CACTCGACTCCAAGGCCAGCAACTTGTCCAGCCTGTCGAAGAAGTACAGGAGCGACGCCAAGTATCTGAACACCCGCTCCACCTATGCCAAACTGGCAGCCGGCGGCGTCTTTTTCATCATGCTCATTGTCTATGTACGCTTCTGGTGGCTCTGA